The proteins below come from a single Asanoa ferruginea genomic window:
- a CDS encoding DUF4396 domain-containing protein: MDNLTRLAVSATLHCLTGCAIGEVLGMVIGTAFGLSNAVTIVLAIVLAFFFGYSLTIRPVLRSGVPVKAAIGVALAADTVSIAVMELVDNGMLLVIPGAMAAGLADGLFWVSLAASLLVAAVVTVPVNRWMISRGRGHAVVHQYHQGHEGHESHHGVETGGTA; this comes from the coding sequence ATGGACAATCTGACGCGGTTGGCGGTATCGGCGACTTTGCACTGTCTGACCGGGTGTGCCATCGGTGAGGTGCTGGGCATGGTGATCGGCACCGCCTTCGGCCTGTCCAACGCCGTGACGATCGTGTTGGCCATCGTGTTGGCGTTCTTCTTCGGCTACTCGCTGACCATCCGGCCGGTGCTGCGATCCGGCGTGCCGGTCAAGGCCGCCATCGGGGTCGCGCTCGCCGCCGACACCGTGTCGATCGCCGTGATGGAGCTGGTCGACAACGGGATGCTGCTGGTGATCCCGGGCGCGATGGCGGCCGGGCTGGCCGACGGGCTGTTCTGGGTGAGTCTCGCGGCGTCGTTGCTGGTCGCCGCCGTGGTCACCGTGCCGGTCAACCGGTGGATGATCTCCCGCGGGCGGGGGCACGCCGTCGTCCATCAATATCACCAGGGCCACGAGGGCCACGAGAGCCACCACGGGGTCGAAACGGGCGGAACGGCATGA
- a CDS encoding heavy metal translocating P-type ATPase, with the protein MNRQAIGIPPGGKVNSVEHRIELAIGGMTCASCATRVEKKLNRLTGVTASVNLATETATVTAPAGVTVDQLIETVRKTGYTAAQAKAEATPVARDEAHDLRNRLLVSAALAIPVIVLAMVPAWQFTYWQWLSLTLAAPVVVYGGAAFHRAAWVNLRHGAATMDTLISIGTLAALGWSIWALFFGMAGEPGVRHGFSLTLERGAGTDAIYLEVAAGVTVFVLAGRYFEARAKRRAGAALAALADLGAKQVTVLESGGHEVVRPITELKPQDRFLVRPGEKIATDGVVEEGASAVDQSLLTGESVPVEVGPGDPVTGGTVNADGRLVVVATKVGAETQLAHIARLVSQAQSGKAEVQRLADRISGVFVPIVLVLAAGTFGYWWGTGGGLAAAFTAGIAVLIIACPCALGLATPTALLVGTGRGAQRGILIKGPEVLESTRTVDTIVLDKTGTVTTGKLAMIESSVDDEALRLAAAVEAASEHPIGRAIAAAAKRPLPAVTGFRSTPGLGVSGIVEGHEVRVGRAEFAGENTGPAATGQTVVTVAIDQRVRGQLVLADEIRPSSPAAIAALRGLGLRPVLLTGDNTAAAEKVAKAVGIDDVVAEVLPADKVDTVKRLQDEGRVVAMVGDGVNDAAALAQADLGIAMGAGTDVAIEAADLTLVRDDLMAAADAIRLSRRTLRVIKGNLFWALAYNVGALPLAAAGLLNPMIAGATMALSSLFVVSNSLRLRSFH; encoded by the coding sequence ATGAACCGGCAGGCGATCGGGATACCTCCCGGGGGTAAGGTGAACAGCGTGGAACACCGGATCGAGCTGGCTATCGGCGGGATGACCTGCGCGTCGTGCGCGACCCGCGTCGAGAAGAAGCTCAACCGGCTCACCGGGGTCACCGCCTCCGTCAACCTCGCCACCGAGACCGCGACCGTGACCGCACCGGCCGGCGTCACCGTCGACCAGTTGATCGAGACGGTGCGCAAAACGGGCTACACGGCCGCGCAGGCAAAGGCAGAGGCGACACCCGTAGCGCGCGACGAGGCCCATGACCTCCGGAACAGACTTCTCGTTTCGGCCGCGCTGGCCATCCCGGTGATCGTGCTCGCCATGGTCCCGGCCTGGCAGTTCACCTACTGGCAGTGGCTCTCGCTGACCCTGGCCGCGCCGGTCGTGGTCTACGGCGGCGCCGCCTTCCACCGCGCCGCCTGGGTCAACCTGCGCCACGGCGCGGCGACGATGGACACGCTGATCTCGATCGGCACGCTCGCCGCGCTCGGCTGGTCGATCTGGGCGCTGTTCTTCGGCATGGCCGGCGAGCCGGGCGTCCGGCACGGCTTCTCGCTGACCCTCGAACGCGGCGCCGGCACCGACGCGATCTACCTCGAAGTGGCCGCCGGCGTCACCGTGTTCGTGCTGGCCGGCCGCTATTTCGAGGCCCGTGCCAAGCGCCGCGCCGGTGCCGCCCTGGCCGCGCTCGCCGACCTCGGCGCCAAGCAGGTCACCGTGCTCGAAAGCGGCGGCCACGAAGTGGTCCGGCCCATCACCGAGCTCAAACCGCAGGACCGTTTTCTCGTACGCCCCGGCGAGAAGATCGCCACCGACGGTGTGGTCGAGGAGGGCGCCTCGGCGGTCGATCAGAGCCTGCTCACCGGCGAGTCGGTGCCGGTCGAGGTCGGGCCCGGCGACCCGGTCACCGGCGGCACCGTCAACGCCGACGGGCGGCTGGTGGTCGTCGCGACCAAGGTCGGCGCGGAGACCCAACTCGCACACATCGCCCGCCTGGTCAGCCAGGCGCAGAGCGGCAAGGCCGAGGTGCAACGGCTCGCCGACCGGATCTCCGGCGTGTTCGTGCCAATCGTTCTGGTGCTCGCCGCCGGCACGTTCGGCTACTGGTGGGGCACCGGCGGCGGCCTGGCCGCGGCGTTCACCGCCGGCATCGCCGTGCTGATCATCGCCTGCCCGTGCGCGCTCGGGCTGGCCACGCCGACCGCCCTGCTGGTCGGCACCGGGCGGGGCGCGCAGCGCGGCATTCTGATCAAGGGTCCCGAGGTGCTCGAGTCGACCCGCACCGTCGACACGATCGTCCTCGACAAGACCGGCACGGTGACGACCGGCAAGCTCGCCATGATCGAGAGCAGCGTCGACGACGAGGCGCTGCGCCTGGCCGCCGCGGTCGAAGCCGCCTCGGAGCACCCGATCGGGCGCGCGATCGCCGCCGCCGCGAAGCGCCCGCTGCCCGCGGTGACCGGGTTTCGCTCGACCCCTGGCCTGGGGGTCAGCGGCATCGTCGAGGGGCACGAGGTGCGGGTCGGCCGCGCCGAGTTCGCCGGTGAGAACACCGGCCCGGCCGCGACGGGCCAGACGGTGGTCACCGTCGCGATCGATCAGCGCGTACGCGGGCAGCTTGTCCTCGCCGACGAGATCCGCCCGAGCAGCCCGGCCGCCATCGCCGCACTCCGTGGCCTCGGCCTGCGGCCGGTGCTGCTGACCGGAGACAACACCGCCGCCGCGGAAAAAGTCGCAAAAGCGGTCGGCATCGACGACGTGGTCGCCGAGGTGCTGCCGGCCGACAAGGTCGACACGGTCAAGCGGCTGCAAGACGAGGGCCGCGTGGTCGCGATGGTCGGCGACGGGGTCAACGACGCCGCCGCGCTGGCCCAGGCCGACCTGGGGATCGCGATGGGCGCCGGCACCGACGTGGCGATCGAGGCCGCCGACCTGACACTCGTCCGCGACGACCTGATGGCCGCCGCCGACGCGATCCGTCTCTCCCGGCGTACCCTCCGTGTTATCAAGGGGAACCTGTTCTGGGCCCTGGCCTACAACGTCGGCGCGCTTCCGCTTGCCGCGGCGGGGTTGCTCAATCCGATGATCGCGGGTGCGACCATGGCACTCTCATCGTTGTTCGTCGTGTCCAACAGCCTGCGGCTGCGCAGCTTCCACTGA
- a CDS encoding GNAT family N-acetyltransferase, giving the protein MLDTRLYHHLVTWLGQWPTSQALQIVGSDRRLRPAWDGSIHPAVGVGSPDGVLLSVPPQRVEAVRAIADLPVPDLLEKLPGAVGFDGWRALRAVFRFTTEPAPLPDAGEWVPVNDPAVPGWLRPFGNEVLIARDEAGDYLAGVGIKRHDPYGNELAVGTEPAARGQGLARRLVAQAARRVLDEGAVPTYLHDPVNFASAKAAEAAGFPDLGWVAYGVFGPEGP; this is encoded by the coding sequence GTGCTCGACACGCGCCTCTACCACCACCTGGTGACGTGGTTGGGCCAATGGCCGACCAGTCAGGCGCTCCAGATCGTCGGCTCCGACAGACGGCTGCGCCCGGCCTGGGACGGCTCGATCCATCCGGCGGTCGGCGTCGGCTCGCCCGACGGTGTGTTGCTCTCGGTGCCACCGCAGCGGGTCGAGGCCGTTCGCGCCATCGCCGACCTGCCGGTGCCCGACCTCCTCGAAAAGCTGCCCGGCGCGGTCGGCTTCGACGGCTGGCGAGCACTGCGTGCGGTCTTCCGCTTCACGACCGAGCCGGCGCCGCTGCCCGACGCGGGGGAGTGGGTGCCGGTCAACGACCCGGCCGTGCCGGGCTGGCTTCGCCCGTTCGGCAACGAGGTGCTGATCGCCCGCGACGAAGCCGGCGATTACCTGGCCGGCGTCGGCATCAAGCGGCACGACCCCTACGGCAACGAACTCGCGGTGGGCACCGAGCCGGCCGCCCGCGGCCAGGGCCTGGCCCGCCGGCTGGTCGCGCAGGCGGCCCGGCGGGTGCTCGACGAGGGCGCGGTGCCGACCTACCTACACGACCCGGTCAACTTCGCGTCGGCGAAGGCGGCCGAGGCAGCCGGCTTCCCCGACCTGGGCTGGGTCGCCTACGGCGTCTTCGGACCAGAAGGCCCCTGA